From [Clostridium] symbiosum, a single genomic window includes:
- a CDS encoding M20 aminoacylase family protein: protein MNNKELTARMKEWRHYLHAHPETALEEKMTSEYIADILRNMGLEVHTGIGVTGVVAVLKAGDGKEVIGLRADFDAINLEEKGEPPYKSQNPGKMHGCGHDGHAATLLGAAELLSESRDFNGTVCFVFQPAEEPGKGAMAMINDGVLERFAIDEMYGMHNMPQLPAGTINTRPGGIGASEDNFVITITGRGSHASLPHLGIDPIVIAAEIIMGLQTIVSRLNNPLNPAVISCTELFTDGAHNAIPTTVTIKGDTRSYSKEMQAFIEEKMRAVSEGVCGIYGAECQFVYTHEFAPNVNWESCVGWVEKAAERVVGKENVDTDCEPLMGSEDFGAFIERIPGCFVFLGSGKSKVPSENVPLHNSLFDYNDDILETGARFFAELIRIRLPK, encoded by the coding sequence ATGAATAATAAAGAACTGACTGCCCGGATGAAAGAATGGAGACACTATTTACATGCGCATCCGGAAACCGCTCTTGAGGAAAAGATGACTTCGGAATATATTGCGGATATTCTGAGAAACATGGGGCTTGAAGTGCATACCGGTATTGGCGTCACCGGTGTGGTTGCCGTATTGAAAGCCGGCGACGGCAAAGAAGTGATCGGCCTGCGCGCCGATTTTGACGCCATCAATCTGGAAGAGAAGGGGGAGCCGCCTTACAAGTCACAAAATCCCGGTAAAATGCACGGATGCGGCCATGACGGCCATGCGGCAACGCTCCTGGGCGCGGCGGAACTTCTCTCCGAAAGCCGGGATTTTAACGGGACGGTCTGCTTTGTCTTCCAGCCGGCGGAGGAGCCGGGAAAGGGTGCGATGGCCATGATAAACGACGGCGTTCTGGAGCGTTTTGCCATTGATGAGATGTACGGCATGCACAATATGCCGCAGCTTCCGGCGGGTACAATTAATACCAGGCCGGGCGGAATCGGTGCTTCGGAGGACAATTTCGTCATTACGATAACGGGCCGGGGAAGCCATGCCTCTTTGCCGCATCTTGGAATCGATCCGATCGTCATTGCCGCCGAGATTATCATGGGTCTGCAGACGATTGTTTCACGTCTGAATAACCCGCTCAATCCGGCCGTGATTTCCTGTACCGAACTGTTTACAGACGGGGCGCATAATGCGATCCCGACCACTGTCACAATTAAAGGCGACACAAGAAGCTATTCAAAGGAAATGCAGGCATTTATCGAAGAAAAAATGCGCGCCGTTTCGGAGGGAGTCTGTGGGATTTACGGGGCGGAATGCCAGTTTGTCTATACCCATGAATTTGCACCGAATGTCAATTGGGAAAGTTGTGTCGGATGGGTGGAAAAAGCAGCGGAACGGGTAGTCGGAAAAGAAAATGTGGACACCGACTGCGAGCCGCTTATGGGTTCTGAAGATTTCGGCGCTTTTATCGAAAGGATACCCGGCTGCTTTGTATTTCTGGGTTCCGGAAAAAGCAAAGTTCCGTCGGAGAATGTTCCCCTTCACAATTCACTGTTTGATTATAATGATGATATTCTGGAAACAGGAGCCAGGTTCTTTGCGGAATTAATCAGGATACGCCTTCCAAAGTAA